acagtcATACTCCCTGtctaattgaaaaataaacagattttaagaatacatttttacctttttttattattttttcaaaaattaaacaaataacttAATAGCAATAAACAAACTTTTTGGCTTTAGTTCCAGgagtaatttctttaatttggtTTATAATTTACATAATGTGTTTACATTTACCTTTAAAgactaatattaatttataatagtTATTGTTTTGGCATCCTATTTCAGTTTTATGGACGATAATAAGATATATATTAaaggccgtattcataaacaaattttaaatttaaacaacgttttaaaatcaaattttgtatggaaattttgctttaaaacattgtttaaatttaaatttttttatgaatatttaaggCGTCTAACTTTATGCAATTATATTATgctaaaattttcgaaaaggtAATTTCTCCCGGTAAGTAGAACTCTCGCCGATTTAGGCTGTCGCACATGTACAAAATATGTTCAAATAAGCTTTACAAAGTATTTTGTTATCCGGTCGattttacaaagatgaaaataccggttgaccggttttcggtttagGATACTCCATATACATTCttatgaattaggtttttgacaacagatttaggtcctaattttttaaaaacaaaatttcacacatttcaaaaatcTGTCTTGCAGAAGACACTTTGCGTTGAGTGTGACATTTTactaataattttgaataatttgggTAACAATAAAACAGCACCCACATAACTAGATAATAGAATTTTTATCTGTCGATGTTCTTAACTTCTGTATTTGTCTCAGTTCAACATAGTTTCCAGAAAAGATATTGACAAAAACATTACTAATTTCGTATGTAAGTATTTGTTAACTGCTGCTATGTATGTAGCTACTCTAACTTTGTCAAACGTCAAATAGTTGATAtgtcaattaatattttttttgtattaatctTGATATTGACATATTTGTCCtgattataaaaaagaaaaaactacaaaatacaAACACCGACAAAATAAAATGCCAATGAATGAAATCAGTGATATTTAATGTGtaatatgattaaaaataatttttaaaattcacacACAAATACGCTGGCTcgcatacatacacacatattgTTATTTTCGACTAGAGTTTaaagaaattcttaaaatatgcacaacaaacacaaggtatagaaatcgaaagtaaagAAAATCGAATAAATACTGAATGAGTTGTTAGAAATAATCAGTGTTAACTAAATCGTCTTTAGTGAAGAACGTGAATATACCAGCAATTCATCCAGTATTAATATGAAGTCtggtaaaataaaatcaatcatttggacaatttttaaaaatattcttatacttatttttgtaaaatataattttgtaatttcagtATTCGTTTGTGCCTTAATATTGGCATTGGCCCAACATGCCATTGCTGTTTGTGATAGCGATGTAATCTACAATTCAACTCTCATAACCCCCTGCCTTGGCAATGATGTTGCGGTACTGTGGCCGGATTATTCAGATTTTACAAAATACTACAAATGTGTTGATTTTGGAAAACCTGTTCTCTTTAACTGCccaacaaatacatatttcacTTATTACTTCCAACAATGTACATATTGCAAAGATTTTCTTGATGCTCCTTCATGTGAAACTTTAGCAAAAACTACAGACGTTACCTGTGTACCAAACCCAACCCCAGCTCCAACCCCGGCTCCTACCCCAGCTCCAACCACTAAGACAACCCCAACTAAGCCAACGCCAGCTTCAACCCCAGCTCCAACCACCCCAACTAAGCCAACGGAAGTTACAACCCCTAATGTAACTACCAAAACTACCAAAACTCCTGTAACAAAACCTCCCACAGTTACCCAACCAACCGTTCCCGGACCACCAACTGGAAGTCCCTCATCTGGAGTGCCCACACCCCCCGTAGTTGCGACAGCTAATCCTAATGTTCCTACACCACCCGGTCAAGGTGTAACCCCTCCAGTCATGGGCACTCCTCCAACGCTTACCCCAAAGCCCACAGTTGTATAAAACGTTTCATTTCAAATACGACTTTTATATTACATGCATATgcaaaacaaacatacaaaatattaacttatatTGAACGCAACATTGAAATGTCCACATATTGAGAATTTCTAGAA
The nucleotide sequence above comes from Calliphora vicina chromosome 1, idCalVici1.1, whole genome shotgun sequence. Encoded proteins:
- the LOC135963683 gene encoding peritrophin-55-like codes for the protein MKSVFVCALILALAQHAIAVCDSDVIYNSTLITPCLGNDVAVLWPDYSDFTKYYKCVDFGKPVLFNCPTNTYFTYYFQQCTYCKDFLDAPSCETLAKTTDVTCVPNPTPAPTPAPTPAPTTKTTPTKPTPASTPAPTTPTKPTEVTTPNVTTKTTKTPVTKPPTVTQPTVPGPPTGSPSSGVPTPPVVATANPNVPTPPGQGVTPPVMGTPPTLTPKPTVV